The following coding sequences lie in one Anguilla rostrata isolate EN2019 chromosome 8, ASM1855537v3, whole genome shotgun sequence genomic window:
- the fam221a gene encoding protein FAM221A isoform X2, which yields MPHRIVGDDDGGRLFTPEEYEGYKRKVLPTRLRNRLYVSFGVPGGIDCKLIGPETPCFCSHRYKQHKTDFEEIPPERPLALPCRVPGCRCASYLYVHLSGSQPVRCRCKHSAQDHSEAPGHLCRKCSACSGFRSPYTCGCGQPGHAHETLVETREERQARGRPMGRDVPYAAMGGLTGFSSLADGHLRLDPSGIGAHMSTELSSRFEEACSLQTQTSGAGAGAGAGAGAGGSSAAECVTDLRTREERDMAYFEARYQERLKMEKAAKHKASSSKGKTSSDRSHRKYFAQHANSKGQLIPPISDSSKECTI from the exons ATGCCCCACAGGATCGTCGGGGACGATGACGGAGGCAGGCTCTTCACCCCTGAGGAGTATGAGGGCTACAAGAGGAAGGTGCTGCCCACGCGACTGCGGAACAGGCTGTACGTCAGCTTTGGAGTTCCCGGGGGAATAGACTGCAAGCTGATTGGACCAGAGACGCCCTGCTTCTGTTCCCATAG GTACAAACAGCACAAGACTGACTTTGAGGAGATCCCCCCGGAGAGGCCTCTGGCACTGCCGTGCCGGGTCCCAGGGTGCAGGTGTGCCTCTTACCTGTACGTACACCTCAGCGGGTCGCAACCTGTGCGCTGCCGGTGCAAACACTCCGCCCAGGACCACAGTGAGGCACCAGGACACCTGTGCAGGAAGT GCTCCGCCTGCTCTGGGTTCCGCAGCCCGTACacctgtgggtgtggccagCCCGGCCACGCCCACGAGACCCTGGTGGAAACGCGGGAGGAGCGTCAGGCGCGGGGCAGGCCCATGGGGCGGGATGTCCCATACGCTGCCATGGGGGGGCTCACCGGGTTCAGCTCCCTGGCGGACGGGCACCTCCGACTGGACCCCAGCGGGATCG GTGCCCACATGTCCACTGAACTGAGCTCCAGGTTTGAGGAAGCTTGCAGTCTGCAGACTCAAACTTCAG GTGCAGGTGCGGGTGcaggtgcgggtgcgggtgcgggcGGGAGTTCGGCAGCAGAGTGCGTGACGGACCTGAGGACCAGGGAAGAGCGGGACATGGCGTACTTCGAGGCGCGCTACCAGGAGCGG ctgaaaatggaaaaagctgCAAAGCACAAGGCCTCATCATCTAAAGGAAAAACATCATCTGACCGTTCCCACAGGAA ATATTTTGCCCAGCACGCCAACTCAAAAGGACAGCTGATTCCACCTATTTCTGATTCATCCAAGGAATGTACCATCTAA
- the fam221a gene encoding protein FAM221A isoform X1 — translation MERLRIDRDSAVAIDEYLEYRRIVGDDDGGRLFTPEEYEGYKRKVLPTRLRNRLYVSFGVPGGIDCKLIGPETPCFCSHRYKQHKTDFEEIPPERPLALPCRVPGCRCASYLYVHLSGSQPVRCRCKHSAQDHSEAPGHLCRKCSACSGFRSPYTCGCGQPGHAHETLVETREERQARGRPMGRDVPYAAMGGLTGFSSLADGHLRLDPSGIGAHMSTELSSRFEEACSLQTQTSGAGAGAGAGAGAGGSSAAECVTDLRTREERDMAYFEARYQERLKMEKAAKHKASSSKGKTSSDRSHRKYFAQHANSKGQLIPPISDSSKECTI, via the exons ATGGAAAGATTACGCATTGACAGAGACTCGGCGGTGGCAATTGACGAATACCTGGAGTACCGGAG GATCGTCGGGGACGATGACGGAGGCAGGCTCTTCACCCCTGAGGAGTATGAGGGCTACAAGAGGAAGGTGCTGCCCACGCGACTGCGGAACAGGCTGTACGTCAGCTTTGGAGTTCCCGGGGGAATAGACTGCAAGCTGATTGGACCAGAGACGCCCTGCTTCTGTTCCCATAG GTACAAACAGCACAAGACTGACTTTGAGGAGATCCCCCCGGAGAGGCCTCTGGCACTGCCGTGCCGGGTCCCAGGGTGCAGGTGTGCCTCTTACCTGTACGTACACCTCAGCGGGTCGCAACCTGTGCGCTGCCGGTGCAAACACTCCGCCCAGGACCACAGTGAGGCACCAGGACACCTGTGCAGGAAGT GCTCCGCCTGCTCTGGGTTCCGCAGCCCGTACacctgtgggtgtggccagCCCGGCCACGCCCACGAGACCCTGGTGGAAACGCGGGAGGAGCGTCAGGCGCGGGGCAGGCCCATGGGGCGGGATGTCCCATACGCTGCCATGGGGGGGCTCACCGGGTTCAGCTCCCTGGCGGACGGGCACCTCCGACTGGACCCCAGCGGGATCG GTGCCCACATGTCCACTGAACTGAGCTCCAGGTTTGAGGAAGCTTGCAGTCTGCAGACTCAAACTTCAG GTGCAGGTGCGGGTGcaggtgcgggtgcgggtgcgggcGGGAGTTCGGCAGCAGAGTGCGTGACGGACCTGAGGACCAGGGAAGAGCGGGACATGGCGTACTTCGAGGCGCGCTACCAGGAGCGG ctgaaaatggaaaaagctgCAAAGCACAAGGCCTCATCATCTAAAGGAAAAACATCATCTGACCGTTCCCACAGGAA ATATTTTGCCCAGCACGCCAACTCAAAAGGACAGCTGATTCCACCTATTTCTGATTCATCCAAGGAATGTACCATCTAA